The genomic window AATCAGGTAAGGCGTTGCGACAGGCTGATCAGTTGGGACTGTTCATCTTCGATCAAACACCGGAGGGAAAAACGGTGATCCGCCACTCGACACGTCTGAAAGCCTATCGCGAAGCGGAGCAACTCATCGAATATCTGACACTGGTGCAACAGCGGCAGGGCTGGTCAGCCAGTCAGATGCGGACCTTTATCGATCACTATGTCACCTTGACTGGATCGGTGCGGAAGCAAAACGATGACGATGCGGGGACAGCGGAATACGAACGGCAGACTCTGTTGAATTTTGATCGGCTGAGACAGGCGGCTGTTGCACTATTACGATAGACGGTCTCCACAGCAGCCCGAGCTGTTCTCCTCGCATGGCTAATGGAAAGCCTTACCTGTTAAGCTGCTTGATCTTCATCTACGAGAGTGCGCTTCAGTTGAACAAAATGAAGGCGGTGTTGCGAAACATGACTGCGAAATGATTTGAGATGATACGGGACAGCGAGAGCGGGGCATTTTGTTCCGGTGAGAAATCGAACTGGTCTAATTCCCGGTGGGCTTGTTTGTTATGTTTCCAATCCTGGTGAGCAGTTTGCGAGCCTGCTGATCGCCCTGGTTCGCAGCTGCCTGCAACCAGCTCTTGAGCGTCTGCAGTTGCATCTCGCTCAGGGATTTGGCCTGACCGTCAGATACCATCTGGGCCAACTTGAGTTGAGCCGCGCGGTCCTCTTTCTCGGCTGCCTTCCAATACCAGTCTACGGCAGCATCGAGATCGACTGTCACACCGGTGCCCTTTCTGAGTCGATCGGCCCAGTCGTTCATTGCCATCGTATTGCCCTTTTCGGCTGCGGCCTGCACCAGGGCAATAGCCTGTTCTTCGTCAGGCTTGACCACTGTACCCTTCGCGTACATTCGCGCGAGCATCGTCATCGCGGCGGGGTGCTTGTGGCGGGCCGCCAGCTTGAGATACAAAACACCTTCCCTGGGTTTGGCGGGTAATTTGGTTCCGAAGACGAGGGTGTAGCCCAGTTGGTAATAGGCTTCATCATGCTTGTCTTTGGCGAGTTTTTGGAGACTGTGCAGGGCCTGTTCGTAGCCTTGCCGTGCGGCGTAGCCGTAAAACTCGATCCCTTTATCTAAATCTTGAGGCACCCCTTTTCCACGATGGTAACAGTAGCCGACATTGTTGAGTCCCATCGGGTACTGCTGTGCCGCCGCTTGCTTGGACCAAAAGTATCCCTGCTCATTGTCTACCGCAACGCCATTGCCGGATAGATAGGCGTAGCCCAGTTCCGCCTGGCCTTCTGCGTCACCCAGGTCCGCGGCTTTGCGATACCACTTGACTGCCTCCGCCAGATCCTGCTCGACACCTTGTCCTTTTTCATAACAGACACCGAGCTTTGTGTTGGCAGAAGCATTTCCCGCCTCTGCCGCTCGACGCAGCCAATCCATTCCCTGGGCCGGATCTGCATCCACATGCTTGCCTTGCAACAGAAACTGACCCAGATTACGCATGGCCTGAGCGTTACCTGCCTCTGCGGCCCGACGACACCAGTGAATCGCCTGGTCCATGTCGCGTGGCGTCCCCACTCCAAATTCATAGGCGACGCTGAGGAGGAGCATGCCGGTAGCTTCCCCCGCTTCTGCCGCTTGCTTGTAATAGTCAAATTCCCGTTGGGGATTTTTCTTGACGAACTGCCCCCGCTTGTAGGACAAACCCATCATCATGGCGGCAGTGGCATTGCCCCCCGCCGCCGCTTTCTCGACCCACTGGATGCCGGCCCGCGTGTCTTTGCCTGTCCCACGCCCTGCGATGAGCAGTTCGCCGAGATAATACTGTGAATCGCTGTCGCCCTGTCTGGCGGCAGCAGTCAGCCACTTGACTGCTTCGGCATAATCCCATTCATCCCGATGCAATTCGTCAAAGGACAAGCGAAAGCCGAGCTGCGCCATCGCCGCGGTGTTTCCTGCAGCGGCCTGTTGTCGCTGTAGTTCCAGTTCGGAAAGTGTTTTGGTGTCTGAACCTTCTACGGTTGCCAATGACTCTGACGGTGAACTTGTCTCCTCCCCGGAAATGTCGTCCCGGGTACTGTTGGTTGACGGTTCAGGTTGTTTCTTTAGGGCGGCCAGTTCCTTCACGTCGGTGGTTTGCTCTTCCTTGAGCTGCGCCAGCAGTTTTTTGGCGAGTGAACTCCCGCGCCCGGCTCCGTCGGTCAGGAGCTCCCTGGCTTTTTGGGTGTCCCGATCGACCCCGTTGCCTCCCATGTAGAGATATCCCAGCCAGACGGTCGATCCTCGATCCCCCGCGGCGTGTCCTTTCTCAAACCACTCGCGCGCTGTTTCAAGATCCTTTTTTCCCCAACTGCCGAACAGGAAGCCCTCTCCTAAATCAGAATGGGCATCGACCAGTCCACCATCGATGGCCTTCTGGAACAGGTTTTGCGCCTCTGCTTTGCGCTCCTCCCCCAGATCTTCTTCCAGGTACAGGCGGCCCAGGTTAGCCATCGCCAGTGGGATATTGCCTTCAACCGCGGTTCGCAATAGCTTTTGCGCTTTGTCGATGTTTTTTTCGACAAGCTCGCCAGTCCAATAAAGGATTCCGAGATTGTTTGAGGCTTTGGCAACAAGTTTGCTCCAGCCTGCGGCCATGTTCTGACCTTCTGGGCCCTCGGCAAGCCACTTCGCAACCTGCTTTGTGCCTTTTGCAATCGATTGCTCGAAGTATTTGACCCCCTCCGCAACTGTCTCGGAATCCGGCTTATCTTCGACGTCAGTCAGCAAGGTCCCCATGGCATACATGGCTTGGGCGTTGCCCGCTTTTGCCAGTGGCTCAATGAGCTCCCGCGCCTTAACAAGATTTTTCTCAACGCCCTGTCCATGATGGTAGTGCTCGGCCAGATTGAACCTGGCAACCTCAGCACCTTGGTCGTAGGCCCATTTCGTCCAGCGATACGCCTCATCGAAGTTGATATCGCAGCCGATACCTTCGTAGTAGTAGAACCCCAATCGGGCGGCACTCGCTGCGTCATCCTGTTCAGCCGCCTTTCGATTCCAGTAGAAAGCCTGCTGGTCGTCCGCTTCGACAGTATTGGTACGCCCTCCATAATGGTTGGCCAACATTACCACTAATTTGGTGTTACCTTGTTCTGCGAGCGACTTGAACAGCTGAAGAGCGCGGGATTCATCTTGCTCAATTCCCTCTCCGGTAAACAGTCCCTGGGCCAGAGTCAGCGTGGCTGTTTGCAGTCCGAGTTTATTTCCTCGTTCTGACCAGGCGAACACCTGTTTCTCGTCTTTCTTCCAGTGTTTGCCCGTGCGATATTCTTTGATCAGTTTCAGAATGGCAGGTGCATAGTCCTTCTCGGCTGCCTGCTTGATGAGTTCAAGGGCTTTGTCCGGATCCTGCTCGACGCCGACCCCTTGCAGATACATGAGGCCCAGTTCGTGGGTGGCTGCCTGATCACCCTGGTCTATCGCCCGCTGAAGCCACTTAGCCGCTTTGGCCTGATCCTGCTCAACGCCGTCCCCTTTCTTGAGCATCTCGGCATAGGCCCTGGGAACTCCTCCGAGATCCGAATTGGCCAGGTATTCGATTTTCTCGGCTGCCGTGGAGCTCCCGTGCCTTGCTGCTACTCGCAGCCAGTAAAATGCGGTGCGGAGATTTTTTTCACAGCCCCTTCCCTCCAGATAGAGTACTCCGAGACGCTCTGCCGCCGGCGCGTAATCCTGTTTCGCGCTCTTGTTCAGCCAGTCGTGCGCCAAAGGTAAGTCAATTTCTATTCCGCGACCAAACAGATAAGCGGAGCCCAACAGGTACTGCCCTGCGGGGTCGTTACGCTGCGCCGCCTGCCCGGCCCAGAACCGATGAAGTTTCATGTCTTTTTCGACTCCGTCACCGTAAAAATAACGAAAAGCCAGATCAGACATGGCCGGTGGATACTTGTGTTTCTCAATCGCTTCTTTTAGCCAGATTTGCGAGTACTTTTCGTGTTCCGGGAAACTCTTCATCGTGCGGAACATTTGACTCAAGTCATAAGCAGCCCGGGGGGAACCGTGCCTGCCCGCGCTGATCAGCAAGTCGGTGGCCCGCTTGGTGTCCTGTTCAACTCCCTCGCCTTTGGCAAGTGCCATTCCCAGATCGTATTCCGCTTTTGGTTCTTCCTGTGCGGCTGCCTGTTCGAGCCACTTAAAGGCCTTCTCTTTGTTTTTGGTGACAAATGTCCCATCGCGATAGGCGACCCAGAGTTCGTAGGCGGCAGGGCCATAGTCCTGCTGAGCGGCCTGCTCCAGCAGCTGACGGGCCTGTTTGAGATCGGCTTTGACCCCCTGACCATCGCGATACATGATTCCCAACTGGTATTGGGCAAGCTTGTTGTCCTGACTGGCGAACTCCTGCAGATGCTTGACGCTTTTCTGGTAACCTTTGGCAACGGCCCGGGCATACCACTGCGCCGCCTGATCTATGTCTTTCTCGGCTCCCAATCCATTTTTATAGCAGTATGCCAGATTGTGCATGGCTGCGGGATATCCGCGCTCAGCTGCAGCCTTGGTGTATTTGATTCCCTGGGCCAGATCGACCTCGACACCGCGGCCTTCGAGGTAGGAGAAGCCAACTTCAGACAGCGAATCGAGATCTCCGAGGTCGGCTGAGATTTTGAGCAGGCGTGTCATTTCACCCAGGTCGGCTTCAACGCCCCAGCCTTCGCGGTAGCATAGCGCCAGTCCCTTCAGACATTGAATGTCATTTTGCTTCACACCGCGACGCAAGAGTGCGACCATTTTCGCATAGTCCTGCTCGACCAGCTTGCCATTGCGGTATTCCCGGGCCAGGTCATGTAGTGCCGGGGGGTAATCCTGATCAGCCGATTTCTGCAGCCACTCGATTGCCTGCTTGAAATCCGGTTCGGCACCCAGGCCTCGCGCGCAGGTCCAGGCCAGTTGATATTGCGCCTGCGGACTCCCGGCTTTCGCTGCTTTCTCCAGCCACTCTCGTCCCTGGGGGACATTGGCGATGACCCCGTTGCCCAGCAGAAGGCGGACGCCGAGATCAACCTGCGCTGACAGATCACCCTGGTCCGCTTTCTTACGTAGTGCACCAATATCGACCTGGGCCTGAACCGGGGCGATGAGCAGCGCCATCGTCAGGAGCATTACGCCCCAACTTTTTGCTAAAAATGAAAAGTTACGTATGATGACAGCGACAAAATATCTCACGAATCTACCCTTCCGGCTGCTCACAGGGAACAATAGTTCTTCGGCTGAATTCATGGGCGAATCGGCGCGAAAACATCACCCATGACTTCCTCGCTTTGGTCTCGCTAAGCAGGGGGAACTGGATTCCCATATGCTTATTAATTTATTCTATACATAGAGGATCTCAAGGTCCAGAATGAATGTTCGAACTAAAAACTATTGGAGAACCGTGATTAGCAGTGCCAATTTCTTTGATGATCGACGGACACAATCATGACACTCTAAATTTTCTTTAGGGGGGCGATTGGATCAGGTCAGTAATTGCTGGACGGGGCCCGTACTGTCGGCGAAGCGGTCGAGCTTGAGGCCCATGACATGTGCGTGGGTGAGCCAGAGGTTTGCCAGGGCCGTGCCATCTGAGCAGTGCAGATGCTGTCCGGTCTTTAATTGTCCTCCACCCGAACCGGCGACGACGATGGGCAGGTCGGTATATTGATGCGTGGCACCGTCTCCCAGACCTGAGCCATAAGTAAAGATGGTATTATCCAGCAATGTTGTTCCATTCGCCTCGTGAATGGCATCCATCTTCTCAACGAGATAAACAAACTGTTCCATATGGAAGCGATCCACCTGCAGCAGTTCTTTCATGTACTTGTTTTGATTATGCGACATCTGATGATGGCTCATCGGTTTGTCGAACAGCGATTCGTAGCGCATGGGAGTATCCCA from Gimesia sp. includes these protein-coding regions:
- a CDS encoding tetratricopeptide repeat protein — encoded protein: MLLTMALLIAPVQAQVDIGALRKKADQGDLSAQVDLGVRLLLGNGVIANVPQGREWLEKAAKAGSPQAQYQLAWTCARGLGAEPDFKQAIEWLQKSADQDYPPALHDLAREYRNGKLVEQDYAKMVALLRRGVKQNDIQCLKGLALCYREGWGVEADLGEMTRLLKISADLGDLDSLSEVGFSYLEGRGVEVDLAQGIKYTKAAAERGYPAAMHNLAYCYKNGLGAEKDIDQAAQWYARAVAKGYQKSVKHLQEFASQDNKLAQYQLGIMYRDGQGVKADLKQARQLLEQAAQQDYGPAAYELWVAYRDGTFVTKNKEKAFKWLEQAAAQEEPKAEYDLGMALAKGEGVEQDTKRATDLLISAGRHGSPRAAYDLSQMFRTMKSFPEHEKYSQIWLKEAIEKHKYPPAMSDLAFRYFYGDGVEKDMKLHRFWAGQAAQRNDPAGQYLLGSAYLFGRGIEIDLPLAHDWLNKSAKQDYAPAAERLGVLYLEGRGCEKNLRTAFYWLRVAARHGSSTAAEKIEYLANSDLGGVPRAYAEMLKKGDGVEQDQAKAAKWLQRAIDQGDQAATHELGLMYLQGVGVEQDPDKALELIKQAAEKDYAPAILKLIKEYRTGKHWKKDEKQVFAWSERGNKLGLQTATLTLAQGLFTGEGIEQDESRALQLFKSLAEQGNTKLVVMLANHYGGRTNTVEADDQQAFYWNRKAAEQDDAASAARLGFYYYEGIGCDINFDEAYRWTKWAYDQGAEVARFNLAEHYHHGQGVEKNLVKARELIEPLAKAGNAQAMYAMGTLLTDVEDKPDSETVAEGVKYFEQSIAKGTKQVAKWLAEGPEGQNMAAGWSKLVAKASNNLGILYWTGELVEKNIDKAQKLLRTAVEGNIPLAMANLGRLYLEEDLGEERKAEAQNLFQKAIDGGLVDAHSDLGEGFLFGSWGKKDLETAREWFEKGHAAGDRGSTVWLGYLYMGGNGVDRDTQKARELLTDGAGRGSSLAKKLLAQLKEEQTTDVKELAALKKQPEPSTNSTRDDISGEETSSPSESLATVEGSDTKTLSELELQRQQAAAGNTAAMAQLGFRLSFDELHRDEWDYAEAVKWLTAAARQGDSDSQYYLGELLIAGRGTGKDTRAGIQWVEKAAAGGNATAAMMMGLSYKRGQFVKKNPQREFDYYKQAAEAGEATGMLLLSVAYEFGVGTPRDMDQAIHWCRRAAEAGNAQAMRNLGQFLLQGKHVDADPAQGMDWLRRAAEAGNASANTKLGVCYEKGQGVEQDLAEAVKWYRKAADLGDAEGQAELGYAYLSGNGVAVDNEQGYFWSKQAAAQQYPMGLNNVGYCYHRGKGVPQDLDKGIEFYGYAARQGYEQALHSLQKLAKDKHDEAYYQLGYTLVFGTKLPAKPREGVLYLKLAARHKHPAAMTMLARMYAKGTVVKPDEEQAIALVQAAAEKGNTMAMNDWADRLRKGTGVTVDLDAAVDWYWKAAEKEDRAAQLKLAQMVSDGQAKSLSEMQLQTLKSWLQAAANQGDQQARKLLTRIGNITNKPTGN